The sequence TTGGCATTGATAAACTACGTAATACACTTAATGAATGGTTTTCAGGTTCAGAAGAGCAGCCTACAAATGATGATAACGCTTAATTATCTTCTTTTCTCTCAAAGATAATGTTTTGATCTTCTATTGACAAAGGGAAAGTCACTTTTCCCTTTCACTTCTCACATAAACCACTTCAATGAATTTTAGGTAAAAAAATGCTCCAGTCGAAATAAAGTCGACTGGAGCAGCTAATATTCAGCTAAATCCGATTACGTGAAGTAAAAGGTCTGAAAGATAGAACATCTTACCTCTGTACCCTACGAGAGATAATGTACCCTATTTTATTGGCTAATAAAAGCCCTTTTGTAATTTTTTTTCACATGCAGACACGATTCAGCTATGTGATTATGTATTCAAAGCATAAATAAGTGTAGTTTAATTACATAATTATGAGACTTTAATCACCTACATGAATGTGATTAAAAATAGAACAGATCACACAAAAGGTGCGGTTTATCATTAATGATTTTGTGATACGCTTATTGCGAGACCGTAGTAAATATGTAATTAGCGATAAAATGAGGTATCCATGGCTGTATTAACGCTCTTGCGTTTTCCTGATGAGCGTCTGCGCAGAGTCGCAGTACCAGTGGAAAAAGTAGATGACGAAATACGCACATTAATCGATGACATGATTGAAACCATGTATGCAGAACGAGGTATTGGCTTAGCAGCCCCTCAGGTTAATGTATCTAAACGCATTATTGTAATTGATGTTTCTGAAAACCGAGATCAACCGATTGCACTTATCAATCCTGAAATTATCAGCACTGAAGATGAAATGATGGATATGATGGATGGGTGTCTATCTATTCCCGATTCTTTTGCTCCAACAGAGCGTTACCGTTTTTTAAAGGTTAAGGCATTAGATAGAAATGGGGATGAAATTGAACTTGAAGCCTCGGATTTATTCGCAGGCTGCATTCAGCATGAGTTGGACCATCTTAATGGCAAACTCTTTATTGACCATTTATCTCCGTTAAAACGTCAACGTATTGAGAAAAAACAAAAGAAATTGAGCAAATTGATAAACTCACAAGTTGCTTAATTATTCACTTATCTCTTTTTCATATTTTGTTGATGAATTTTGACATAAAAAAGCTCGGTTATTAACCGAGCTTTTCTTTTTCTTGCCCTAATAAAAATAAATTTTCACGGTTTTTCTCTCCATCCCCTATACAATAGATTTAAAATATCAACAGCACATTCATTGAGGCAAAAATGGAAAATAGTCGATTTAAGGATTTATGTGAACAACTCAAAGCAGCCGGTGCAACAGACCCCAAATCATGGGTAAAGAGTGAGTTACAGGAAAATATTCCGCAAGTCGCTCGATTCCTCGTGTTAAAAGGACTTACCGATATCTATCATGATGTTGACGAAAATATCGGTGAAATGGATATTTACTCTGATGAGGTAACTGACGTATATCAAAAGCTTGCTTCCCAATTTGATAATCAAGAACTTAAGAGACTACTGCATTTCTATGGGAAATCCGTTATTGGCAAGGTGATTGATATGCTTGATCAAGGCTATCTTTATGATGTTAACGCTAAAGTAGGTTGGTCTTTAATGGAATTAAATGAACAAGGTGAAACAACAGATAGATTAATCCAAGGATTGCATGAAGACTTTCTTGAGTTTGATGAGTCAGAGCTTGTTCCCAACACAAAAGCATAAACAATAAAGGGCACAACTGATTGCGCCCTTTATTTGATAGCTGAGATTTAATATTTAATGGGCTTCATCCCAGTTATTACCCACTCCGACTTCCACTTTCAACGGGATCGCTAATTTCATACTGCTTTCCATCAATTTGTGGATCATGATATTTGCATTCTCTAAATAAGACTCTCGCACTTCAAATACTAATTCATCGTGTACTTGCATAATCATATGCACATCTGCTGGACATTCATTGCAAATCCAATTATCCACAGCAATCATTGCTTTTTTGATGATATCTGCCGCTGTACCTTGCATTGGAGCATTAATCGCCTCACGCTCTGAAGCTTTACGACGAATTGCATTCTTTGAATTAATTTCTGGTAAATAGAGGCGACGCCCTTCTAACGTTTCAACATAGCCTTGTTCAGAAGCTTGTTTACGAGTGCGCTCCATATAGTCCAATACACCTGGGTAGCGTTCAAAATAGAGATCCATATAACGCTGAGCTTCTCTTCTCTCCACACCAATCTGCTGTGATAAACCAAATGCGCTCATACCATAAATAAGACCAAAGTTGATCGCTTTCGCACTACGACGTTGTTCAGAGGTAACTTCGTCTAAAGGTATACCAAACACTTCAGATGCAGTAGCTCGGTGAATATCTTTACCTTGAGCAAAGGCATCTAACAAACCTTTATCTTGTGATAAATGTGCCATGATCCGCAATTCAATTTGTGAATAGTCGGCTGCAACAATTTTAAAGCCTTCACGGGCAATAAATGCTTGGCGAATTCGACGTCCTTCTTCATTTCTTACTGGGATATTTTGAAGATTCGGATCGCGAGAAGATAAACGCCCCGTTGCCGTCACTGCTTGATGATATGAAGTATGTACACGCTTCGTTTTACTATTCACCATCAATGGCAATTTATCCGTATAGGTCGATTTTAATTTCGCAAGACCACGATGCTCTAAAATTAAACGAGGTAATTCATGGCTATGCGCTAATTCTTCCAATACTTCTTCATTCGTTGAGGGCGCCCCTTTCGGGGTTTTCTTGATAACGGGCAATTGCAATTTATCAAATAAGATTTCTTGTAACTGTTTAGGTGAAGAGAGGTTAAATTCTTGTCCTGCTAACGCAAACGTCTCTTTTTCAATTTCTGCTAAACGTTGTGTAATCTCTTGAGATTGAACAGCTAACACTTGAGCATCAATTAATACACCTTTGCGTTCCATTCTCGACAACACAGGAACTAATGGCATTTCAATATCGCGGTAAACATGGTTAAGAGGCTCAATGGCTTCTATTTGAGGATATAGCGCTTGATGGAGTAATAAAGTGATATCAGCATCTTCAGCAGCATATAACGTCGCTTGCTCAACCTCAATTTGGTTAAAGGTCAGCTGACCTTTACCTTTACCAGCAATCTCTTCAAATGTTGTGGTTTTATGATTTAAATGTTTTTCCGCTAAGGTATCCATATCATGGCGGCTACTCACACTATTTAAGACATAAGACTCCAGCATAGTATCAAAATAAATACCGTTTAATTCGATACCTTCATTTTCCATAATGCCACGATCAAACTTCAAGTTTTGCCCAATTTTTAGAATGTTTTTATCTTCTAAAATAGGTTTTAATGCCGCTAGCACTTCATTAACAGGAAGTTGCTCTGGCGCATCTAAATACTCATGACGCAATGGAATATAAGCCGCCTTACCCGGTTCAATAGCAAATGACAGCCCCACTAAACGAGCATCAATATTATTTAAACTGTCAGTTTCTGTATCAAATGCAAATGCAGGCGCTTTCTTAAGAAGTTCAACCCATCGCGTTAAGCTTTCATGCGTTAAGACAGCTTCATAATTCTCTTGTGTAATAACAGGAAAATTAGCTGATGCAGGTACTTCTTTGGGAGTAATGGCTTCAGAGGAGTAAGGTACAGCAACTTTGTGTGTACTCCGTTGAGCTAACCATCCACCATTTTGAAGATCACTGATCCAACGTTTAAACTCATAACGCGTAAACATCGCTAGTAATTGATCTAGATTTGGCTCATTAACCACTAAATCATCAAACGTTTTATCGAGTTCAACATCTGTTTTAATCGTTGCCAGCTTATAAGAAAGTTTTGCCACTTTCTCATGTTCTGCCATTTTGGCGCCCAGTGTTTTAGCACCACGGAAACTCAATGTGGCGATATTATCAAGCTGTTGATAGATATCATCTAAACTACCAAGTCCTTGTAAAAGGCCTAATGCCGTTTTCTCACCGACACCGGGAACACCAGGAATGTTATCAGAAGAATCGCCCATTAATGCGAGGAAATCAATAATCAGTTCAGGAGGAACACCATATTTTTCTTTAACTTCATCAGGACCTAAAATAACGTTGGTCATGGTGTTAATCAGCGTAATCTTTGGCGTCACTAATTGCGCCATATCTTTATCGCCAGTACTGATTAAAACATCATGCCCATCAGCCGCTGCTTTTAGTGCCAATGTTCCAATAACGTCATCTGCTTCTACACCTGAAATAGATAACAATGGTAAACCCATTGCTTGCACCATCTCATGCAAGGGTGCTATTTGTTCACGTAAATCATCCGGCATTGGAGGACGATTAGATTTATATTCCTCATACAACTCATCACGGAATGTTTTACCTTTAGCGTCAAACACAACCGCAACATGGCTTGGTTTATACTGTATTATTAGGCTACGTAGCATGTTCAACACGCCGTACATCGCACCCGTTGGCTCACCTTGGCTATTGGTTAGCGGTGGAAATGCATGATAGGCGCGATAAAGATATGAAGAGCCATCTACAAGGATAAAGGGGTTTTCTGCTATCTGGACCATAATCTGTTCATCATTGTTCTGAGGTTCGTTGATATCACTAGAATGCCACATCACAGCCCAATAGACGAATATTACCTGTTCTTAAATGCAGAAATTCGGCTTAAGTGCCCAATTATTTATTATTGATCGAACTTAACAGAAAGAATAAGTATGGATGATAATTTAATATTAATTAAAGTGATTTTTTATCAAAAGCCATATCCATTAATCTGATTTCAATTATAAAAAGAGTAAAGCGTAAACGTACTGTGTAATTTAGAAAGTATTTAAGATAAAGCCATTCTCTCATCATTAATATTAATGTTAGTGTCATCTTTTTCATTAAAGATTTATTTTTTAGTCAATATCAAAACAACCTGTGGATAACTCTGTGAGTAGTTTTGTAAACCTCTCTATATTAATAAGTTAGCTTTCTTTTCAATTTATTAACATAATTAAAAAATCAATCACTTAGCGTATTCATCAAGATATTATCAATTAATTGTCGTATTTTTTATTAATGTGGATAGTTATATTATGACAAAATAAGAGAGTAAAAAAATAGCACTCTTATTTCTTGAGTGCTATTTTTCATATAAGAATCTATATACTTTTACTTAGTCTATATAGGAAAAGTTTAAGTCTCTCTTATTTTTTCAGCAATAATTGATTCACAATATCCGAATATGTTTTTGCATATTCCTCTGGTGATTTTGCACTGATACCATCATTTTTCATTTTATATTTGCCACCAACTATCATGGCTGGAACACCATTGATTTGGAAATCAACGACAGCATTCTGTTGTTGGCTAACTAAAGAATTCACGACAAAGCTATTCATTGCTGCATCATAATCTTCGCCTTTAACGCCTGCGTTAATAAAAGCATTACGAATATCGTCAACAGAACGAATAGATTGAGTTTCTTGAATACCTTTAAATAAAACGGGAGCAACTTGATCTTCAACGCCTAAAGCCATAGCCACAGCCCAAGAACGTGTCAGATCTTTACCTAAAGGTCCTAAGAAATCAACGTGATAACGGACAACATTGGTGTTTTCTGGCGCATTCTTTTCAACAGTGCTATTGACTTTATATACTTCAGAAAATTGATAACAATGTGGGCAATAAAAAGAGAAAAACTCAACAACATCAGGCGATGCTGTAATAGGTTTGGAAAGATTCGTGTACTGTTTTCCTTCAGAAATATCAGCAGCAGAAACACTGAATGCTAACACCATACTTGCTAACGCCAGCCAAATTTTTTTCATTTCTCATCGTCTCCTAAGAATTAATACATTGGGCTAAGTTGTGAAGGAGGCTCATTTAATTGCTCCACTTGCCCCTTGAATAAGGCTAATTGTTTAAACCAAAAATCTTGATCTTGAAACCAAATAAAGGCACGAGGAAAAGCAGGATCATTCCAGCGTTTTAATACCCACGCGAGATAATGCACCATTCTCATTGCTCTTAGTGGCTCAATTAATGACAACTCACGTAAATCAAAATCTTGATATTCATTATAAGACTCAAGGATTGTATCCATTTGTATAACTTGCTCTTGCCGCGAGCCGTTTAATAACATCCAAAAGTCTTGTACCGCAGGTCCCATTCGGGAATCATCAAAATCAACCATCACCACGTCATCACGCCACAATATATTACCAGGATGGCAATCACCATGTAGCCGTAACATTTGCCATGCAGAGTCCTCTATTCTAGGACGCACATCATGAATAAGTTTATCTATAACCTCTATAAACTGAGGTTTGAGGTTATTAGGAATTAATGCACTACTTTCAAATGCTAATTTTGGCGCTCTCAGATATTCTGCAATAGAAAGGGTTGGACGATACTCATAACTCTTCTTTCTACCTATTTGATGAATGCGCCCTAATGTGCGTCCAACTTCTTCTAGATGAAATAAATTATCCGTTTCATATGCTCTTCCCCCTATGCTGGGAAATATTGCAAAATAAAACCCATCATCAGAAAAGTGGACTGTCTCACTATTAATCATTAAAGGAGCCGCAACGGATACCTCGGCTTCCTTTAATGCTAAAACAAATTCATGTTCTTCTTTTATTTGTTCATACGACCAGCGTTGAGGACGATAAAATTTCACCACATAACGTTGTCGATGTTCATCTACAAATTGAAAAACACGATTTTCATAGCTGTTTAGCTCTATTAACCCTGACTCAGGATAAAAACCGATTTTAACTAACGCGTCCCAAATGTTATCAGGTGAAAGTCCCTGAAAATTAAATGAGGCAGACATTTCCATTTTCTATCCTGAATTTAATCTTTAATTACACCACGAGCACGTAAAATAGCGGTTTTAAAATCTTCTTCGTAATCTTTTTTCAGTCCTGGTATCACATCTGTCGGCGCTGAGCCGCGCATTTTTAGATGGTAAATCAAAATATCATCAGTCAGATCAGATAATTGACCTTTAAAACCCGCTTCATCAGCCAGTTTCTGCAATAATTGAATTAAGTTTAAATCAGAATTTTCTTCCCAAACTGGGTGCAATAATTCCATAAC comes from Proteus vulgaris and encodes:
- the dsbA gene encoding thiol:disulfide interchange protein DsbA; this encodes MKKIWLALASMVLAFSVSAADISEGKQYTNLSKPITASPDVVEFFSFYCPHCYQFSEVYKVNSTVEKNAPENTNVVRYHVDFLGPLGKDLTRSWAVAMALGVEDQVAPVLFKGIQETQSIRSVDDIRNAFINAGVKGEDYDAAMNSFVVNSLVSQQQNAVVDFQINGVPAMIVGGKYKMKNDGISAKSPEEYAKTYSDIVNQLLLKK
- the polA gene encoding DNA polymerase I: MVQIAENPFILVDGSSYLYRAYHAFPPLTNSQGEPTGAMYGVLNMLRSLIIQYKPSHVAVVFDAKGKTFRDELYEEYKSNRPPMPDDLREQIAPLHEMVQAMGLPLLSISGVEADDVIGTLALKAAADGHDVLISTGDKDMAQLVTPKITLINTMTNVILGPDEVKEKYGVPPELIIDFLALMGDSSDNIPGVPGVGEKTALGLLQGLGSLDDIYQQLDNIATLSFRGAKTLGAKMAEHEKVAKLSYKLATIKTDVELDKTFDDLVVNEPNLDQLLAMFTRYEFKRWISDLQNGGWLAQRSTHKVAVPYSSEAITPKEVPASANFPVITQENYEAVLTHESLTRWVELLKKAPAFAFDTETDSLNNIDARLVGLSFAIEPGKAAYIPLRHEYLDAPEQLPVNEVLAALKPILEDKNILKIGQNLKFDRGIMENEGIELNGIYFDTMLESYVLNSVSSRHDMDTLAEKHLNHKTTTFEEIAGKGKGQLTFNQIEVEQATLYAAEDADITLLLHQALYPQIEAIEPLNHVYRDIEMPLVPVLSRMERKGVLIDAQVLAVQSQEITQRLAEIEKETFALAGQEFNLSSPKQLQEILFDKLQLPVIKKTPKGAPSTNEEVLEELAHSHELPRLILEHRGLAKLKSTYTDKLPLMVNSKTKRVHTSYHQAVTATGRLSSRDPNLQNIPVRNEEGRRIRQAFIAREGFKIVAADYSQIELRIMAHLSQDKGLLDAFAQGKDIHRATASEVFGIPLDEVTSEQRRSAKAINFGLIYGMSAFGLSQQIGVERREAQRYMDLYFERYPGVLDYMERTRKQASEQGYVETLEGRRLYLPEINSKNAIRRKASEREAINAPMQGTAADIIKKAMIAVDNWICNECPADVHMIMQVHDELVFEVRESYLENANIMIHKLMESSMKLAIPLKVEVGVGNNWDEAH
- a CDS encoding YihD family protein, translated to MKCHRLNEVMELLHPVWEENSDLNLIQLLQKLADEAGFKGQLSDLTDDILIYHLKMRGSAPTDVIPGLKKDYEEDFKTAILRARGVIKD
- a CDS encoding serine/threonine protein kinase: MEMSASFNFQGLSPDNIWDALVKIGFYPESGLIELNSYENRVFQFVDEHRQRYVVKFYRPQRWSYEQIKEEHEFVLALKEAEVSVAAPLMINSETVHFSDDGFYFAIFPSIGGRAYETDNLFHLEEVGRTLGRIHQIGRKKSYEYRPTLSIAEYLRAPKLAFESSALIPNNLKPQFIEVIDKLIHDVRPRIEDSAWQMLRLHGDCHPGNILWRDDVVMVDFDDSRMGPAVQDFWMLLNGSRQEQVIQMDTILESYNEYQDFDLRELSLIEPLRAMRMVHYLAWVLKRWNDPAFPRAFIWFQDQDFWFKQLALFKGQVEQLNEPPSQLSPMY
- the def gene encoding peptide deformylase yields the protein MAVLTLLRFPDERLRRVAVPVEKVDDEIRTLIDDMIETMYAERGIGLAAPQVNVSKRIIVIDVSENRDQPIALINPEIISTEDEMMDMMDGCLSIPDSFAPTERYRFLKVKALDRNGDEIELEASDLFAGCIQHELDHLNGKLFIDHLSPLKRQRIEKKQKKLSKLINSQVA